The genomic window TTACAGCAAATCCAACGGGATTGCTAACTTGCGCAAGGAAGTCGCCAGCAAGTACAACCGACAATACGGGGTGCGACTTGACCCCGACTCGGAAATCATCTCCTGTCTCGGTAGCAAAGAAGGTTTCTCGCACATGTGTTTGGCGCTGATGGGGCCCGGCGATACCGCCATGATCCCCTCGCCCTATTTCCCGGTGCACATGTACGGCGTCATTTTGGCCAGTGGCAATGTAGTCGCACTCGATGTAGCGGACCCCGATCGCTTTTTACGCAATGTCGCCTACACCTGCGAACACATGGCTCCCAAGCCAAAAATCTTGATCATCAATTACCCGCACAATCCGTCCTCTGCCGTTATCGAGGGTGATTTCTTCGTCGAAGTGGTTCGCTTGGCGAAAAAGTACAAGTTCATGGTCATTCACGACTTTGCCTATGCCGACGTCGCGTTCGATGGTTACCGACCACCGAGCTTCTTGAGCGCCAACGGCGCCAAAGACGTGGGTGTCGAGTTCACCACGATGAGCAAGGGCTACAACATGGCTGGCTGGCGTGTGGGATTTTGCGCTGGAAATTCCGAGATGATCCGAGGACTCGGAACCATCAAAGGCTACTACGACTACGGCATGTTCCAAGCCATCCAGATCGCTGCGATCGTCGCCCTGCGCGAAACCGAAGCGAAGGTCGAGCAGCAATCGATGATCTACCAAGGCCGCCGCGATGCCTTGGTCAGTGGCTTAAAACGTCTGGGATGGAACGTGAACCCGCCCAAAGCAGGCATGTTCGTCTGGGCCGAAGTCCCTGAGCCCTGGAAAAGCAAAATGAGTACGATGGACTTTGCCATGAAATTACTCGAAGAGGGGAATGTCGCGGTCAGTCCGGGCAGCGGGTTTGGCAGTGCAGGGGAAGGCTTTTTGCGAATGTCATTAGTCGAAAATGAGCAACGACTGCGCCAAGCGGTCCGCCAAATCGCCAAATGCCTCTCCCAATCCGCCTCGCCCGCTCCAACGGCGATCTCCTAACCCGCCCACACTCGCGGCATCAGCAGGAGAGGGGGGATCGTTAATCCGTGAATCGGGAAGTTCGCTTGAACCGGCTTCCCTGCTCACCCCAGCTTCCCTCTCCACCATCGTGAAATGCTCGGCGACAGCCACGCAAAAACGGCTTCGCTACGACCATGCTCGTCACGGGCGTAGCGAAATTGATTATCCTGAATGGGGTATAAATCCCCATCCAGGATATCAAACATGCTCCATCGCTCGGTCGCTTTGCTAACGCTTAGCCTCATCTTGCTCGCCACTTCCGGAGCCAATAGCGCCGATCCTGCTCGCCATCATCGCGTGCTACTGCAAGGCAACGGAAAGCTTGCCGTCGTTGAAGCGAATGGCCAAATCAGCTGGGAAATGCCTTGGCAGGGGATCCACGATCTGCACGTTTTGCCTAACGGCAACTACTTGACGCTGCAAAACGGCAACCAGGTTGTGGAGATTAACCCCCAGACCAAAGCGGTCGTTTGGCGATACGAGGCTGCAAAACGCAATGGCAATGAAGGCAAACGCATTGAAGTCCATGCCACTCAATGGATCGACGACGATCGCATCATGATCGCGGAATCGGGTGCCGCTCGAATCATCGAGATCGATCGCCAAGGAAACCTGCTCACTGAAATCCCGTTTGTCGTCGAACACCCCAACGCCCATTCAGATACCCGCTTGGTGCGCAAACTCGAAACGGGGAACTATCTGGTCGCTCATGAAGCCGATGGTGCGGTCCGGGAATATGAGCGTGAAACGGGAACCGTCGTCTGGGAATATAAAGTCCCGATGTTTGACCGCGAAGCCAAAGGGGGGCATGGCCCCGAAGCGTTTGGAAACCGCTTGTTCGCAGCGATTCGACGGCCCAATGGAAACACCCTCATTGCCACGGGAAATGGACACAGTGTTCTAGAGGTCACTCCCGACAAACAGATTGCGTGGCAAATCCATCAAAACGACTTGCCGTCGATTCGTTTAGCCTGGGTCACGACCTTGGAGTTGCTCGAAAACGGAAACATCACATTAGGCAACTGTCACGCAGGTCCCGGCCAGCCGCAAATCGTCGAACTCGATCCCGAAACCAAAAAGGTGCGCTGGACGTTCCAACGCTACGCTGACTTTGGAAACAATGTCTCCAACACGCTGTTGTTGGACCAATCGCCGACCAGCCGGCGCTAACGCCCCCACCGGAGCGGCAAATCGGGACCATCCACCCGCTGAGTCGACGCGATCACTCGGCTCGATCCGGATCACCAAGCGCACGCGAACGCGTCTCTCTAGCGTTTCTCGATCGGCGCTGCGTCGCTAGAGCATTGTTCATTTTCATGTCGCATCCGTCGCCCGAAGGTGAACCACGTCGTGGACAAGGTTTTACGACCGCAGCTACGGTTTGAATCCCACGTCATTTGCCAAGGCACCCTAGCTGCAACGCAACTCCCCAGGGAATTGCCGTCCAGCGCCCCAGTTTCCGGCAAAGGGCTGCCGCAATCGGGCTGGAAAATGAGGAGCGGCGAGGGATAAGCAGCGGCATTTCGCCCCGCCAACCGCGTTTCTCACCAAAATGTCCAACCGAGGCATTCAAAATGCCCGCGTTAAAACGTACCGTTTTTAGGGACTATATGCCGTTTCCATAATCGCTTGATGATCTTGGCATGAAGAAGACGAAAACAATTCTATGGAAATGATCAAAAGGCTATTGCCATCCACGGCCGTGGCCTATATCTTTCCGCCTCACTTGAAACGTGACACGCAGCAACGCGAGTCGCTGAGAGCGAAAAGGCCTCCGGCCCAGCCCTCTCAATCAAGTGAAATTCAAATGAAGCTTTAAAAAACTTTCTTTGAAACTGCGGTTGACTGATCGCCTTGAGGCTCTAAGATACCGAGCCTTGAACGAAAGCAAACCTCGCACGGCAAACACTTTAAGTGCTTCCTGCGAATGACACTTTCACTCAGTCAGTTTTGTGAAAACAAAATTAAAAACACCTCTTGCGAGCAACGGACTAAACCGCTAAGCTCGCTTGAGACAAGTCTGCCAGCCAGACACATTGATATTTGACAATTTGGTGATGATTATTCTGTTGAGTTCAGCAGTGCGAAGTCGCTCTTTGAACTTGCTAACATAGCTTCGGCGTTGTGGCAAGATCGAAAACAAATGGCGAATCGCTGAGGGTCTTTACCGAGGCCCTCAGAGCAGAATCAACTTTCGGTTTAACTTTGCTTTCTCCCGGTCAGTTTACTGACTGGTGAATCAATACAAAATTGAAGGGTTTGATCCTGGCTCAGAATGAACGTTGGCGGCGTGGATTAGGCATGCAAGTCGTACGAGAACCTCAAATAGCTTGCTAGGAGAGGGGACAGTGGCGAAAGNNNNNNNNNNNNNNNNNNNNNNNNNNNNNNNNNNNNNNNNNNNNNNNNNNNNNNNNNNNNNNNNNNNNNNNNNNNNNNNNNNNNNNNNNNNNNNNNNNNNACTTTTTTAACGGCAGCCAGTTTAAATTCTCGGCTGAATGTTCGACGCTTGTCCATGAATCGGATCTCCTGTCAGAGACAGTCTGACATCCGCCGGTCCACTGTCAACTTTTCGTGGGCAATTCCAGTCGCGTCGTCGACCATGCCAAGTGCGAAGTCGTTCATCATCGCGTTGAATGTTTCCGTTGGGGCCATGCAACGGGTGAAGTTGTGCAGGGGCAGTGAAGTTGCGCAGCGTCAGGCTTTGTGTTTGGTGTTCACAAGTCGCGGCCAAGCGAATTGCATTGGCCAGCAGCAAACCCTGTTTCAAGCGGCGCTGGCCAGGGCGTCTCGACGTTAGGGTATGGGACGCTTCCTTGCGATATCGATGCCCATTGCCACTTCCGTTCTCAACGCTCGCGGAGATGCGCGGTCGGATTTAACAGGAGGTCGCAGAGTAAACGGAGATGATGGTCAATTCTGCTCTGTTCTCTCCGTTTTCTCCTGTTCATTCATTTCTTCTTGCGGGGCATGGCTGCGCCGGTGGCACGATTTGTATCCATTTTGTACAAGTCGCGGCCAATCGAACTGCAATGGCCAGCAGCAAACCCTGTTTCAAGCGGCGCTGGCCAGGGCGTCTCTACGTTAGGGTATGGTGCACCGTGTTGCGATATCGATGCCCATTGCCACTCCCGTTCTTAACGTTCGCGGAGATGCGCGGTCGGATTTAACAGGAGGTCGCAGAGTAAACGGAGACATTGGCAGATTCTGCTCTGTTCTCTCCGTTTTCTCCTGTTCGTTCATTTCTTCTTGCGGCGAACGGTCCATGCTTCAACGTGCGCGGACAAATCTTGCGCTGTCGAGACTCTTGCTCCACTACATTGCCGGCAAAAACATGTGGGGCAAAAAGATGCATCACATGGGGAAAGAGTTCAGCGTCGCGATCACGCGGATCTATTCGTGATTTTTTTGCCAGACATCTTTAGTCGTCCAAGACGATCAGCACGGTCGGATTTAACAGGAGGGCACAGAGTAAACGGAGACACTGGTCAATCTTTTCTCTGTTCTCTCCGTTTCCTCCTGTTCGTTCATTTCTTCTTGCGGGGCATGGCTGCGCCGGTGTCACGCGTTGTGTCCATTTTGTAAAAGGGACGCCCAAGCGAACTGCAATGGCCAGCGGCAAACCCTGTTTCAAGCGGCGCTGGCCAGGGCGTTTCGACGTTAGGGTATGGGACGCAGTGTTGCGATCTCGATGCCCATTGCTACTTCCGTTCTTAGCGCTCGCGGAGATGCGCGGTCGGATTGAACAGGAGGTCGCAGAGTAAACGGAGACATTGGCAGATTCCCCTCTGTTCTCTCCGTTTCCTCCTGTTCGTTGATTTCTTTTTGCGGCGAACAGCCCATGCTTGAACGCGCGCGGACAAATATTACGCTGTCGAGACTTTTTCTCCACTACATTACCGGCAAAAATATATGGGGCAAAAAGATGCATCACATGGGGAAAGAGTTCAGCGTCGCGATGGCCCGGATCTAGTCTTCATTTTTTTGCCAGGCATCTTTTTGTCGACCAAGGCGGTCAGCGCGGTCGGATTTAACAGGAGGTCGCAGAGTAAACGGAGACATTGGCCGATTCCCCTCTGTTCTCTCCGTTTTCTCCTGTTCGTTCATTTCTTCTTGCGGCGAACAGCCCATGCTTAAACGCGCGCGGACAAATCTTGCGCTGTCGAGACTCTTTTCTCTACTACATTGCCGGCAAAAATATGTGGGGCAAAACGATGCATCACATGGGGAAAGAATTCAGCGTCGCGATCACGCGGATCTATTCGTGATTTGTTTGCATGCCGTCTTTTTGTCGTCCAAGGCGATCCGCGCGGTCGGATTGAACAGGAGGGCACAGAGTAAACGGAGGCATTGGCCGATTCCCCTCTGTTCTCTCCGTTTCCTCCTGTTCGTTCATTTCTTCTTGCGGCGAACAGCCCATGCTTGAACGCGCGCGGACAAATCTTGCGCTGTCGAGACTCTTTCTCCACTACATTACCGGCAAAAACATGTGGGGTAAAAAGATGCATCACATGGGGAAAGAGTTCAGCGTCGCGATCGCCCGGATCTAGTCTTCATTTTTTTGCCAGACATCTTTAGTCGTCCAAGACGATCAGCGCGGTCGGATTTAACAGGAGGTCGCAGAGTAAACGGAGACATTGGCCGATTCCCCTCTGTTCTCTCCGTTTCCTCCTGTTCGTTGATTTCTTTTCGCGGGGCATGGCTGCGCCGGTGTCACGCTTTGTATCGATTTTGTACAAGGGACGCCAAGCGAATTGAAGCGTCCAACACCAAGCCACGGATTCGGAAATGAAAAAAACACTCGCCTTGATCGGCGTCGCGATCGCGATCGCCGCGTTCGTCATTCCGCTACCCGATACTCGCTCGCTTCAGGCGGCGCCGCCGAAAGGCGTTGCACTGCCCGATTGTGAGAGGGGAGGCACATGGGGGTTCGCTGAATCGACAAGCGATCCCAATCGAGAATCCGAAGATCGTTTACACGCGAAGGTGTGCGTTTTGTCGTCGGTAAACGAAAAGGGCGATTCGAGACGTTTCAAGAAACCATGTTTTCAGGCGGCGTGACCTACATTCGCCTGCGACCGGTCAAGCTGATCCAACAAGTTCCCGAATCGCAGTAGAGCGAAACCCAGAGGGAACGCCCGCCGACTGCGGCCTTTAAAATAAAACTCAGGCCAGCAACACGAAAAAAGGGTTTCCGCTGATGAAGCGAAAACCCTTTCTTTGACTCAGTGCGGATGAGAGGACTTGAACCTCCACGCCCTTGCGGGCACTAGAACCTGAATCTAGCGCGTCTGCCAATTCCGCCACATCCGCGATCGGCTGGGCAAACAATATCGCCTTTTTCTGCGAATCGCAAGTGGCTGTGGATATTTCCAACCATTCCCTTTTCCGCAAATTTTGCTGCCCCCCTTCGCAGTCGCTGCTGACATGCGGAATGCGGGGCTGGCGTACGCCGCTGTCTGTACCGACATGCACGGCAAGTTCGCCAAACTGGTATGCTAGAATGCGACGACTTGTGAACGAAAAATTTACGAATCCAGGATCTGAGCGAGAAACGGCACGCATGCAACTTCAATGCCTCGGTACGGTTGGCTATCATCCCAACGCCCAACGCCATACCTCGTGCTACTTCCTGCCGGAATCAGGGATTTTGTTGGATGCGGGAACGGGCATTTTTCGTTTGTCATCGCGAATTCAGTCCGATTCGCTCGATATCTTGCTCAGCCACGCACATCTCGATCACACCTGTGGTTTAACCTTTCTGTTGGATGTGTTGTTCGAAACGCCAGTCAAATCGTGCCGCATCTGGGGCGAGAAAGCAAAGCTCGACGCCGTTCGCAGCCACTTATTTTCCGATTTGATCTTTCCTGCATCGCTCGACGCGGAGTGGATGGAGATCGATGAGCTAGACGAGTTCACGATCGGAGACTGCTTGATCTCGTATCGCACTCAAGATCATCCAGGCGGCAGCGTGGCCTATCGTTTGGAGTGGAAGAACGAGCAGAAACAATTGGTCTATGCGACGGACAATACCGGTGACACCAGCGAAGCGATGGCGGCTTGGGGCAAACGGTGTGACCTGCTGATGCAGGAATGCTATTTTCGCGATTCTGCCGCCCAGTGGGCTCAGAAAACCGGCCACTGCTGGACCAGTCGCGTCGCCGAAGTGGCGAAAGGCATGAGTCCCAAGAAATTATTGATCACGCATGTCAATCCACTCGACTTGTCCGCCGACCCGGTCGATCTCGAAACGATCCGCCACCAAGTCGATTGCCCCGTCATTCTTGCCGAAGATGAAATGATCGTGGACTTCTAAGCTCCCGGCTCGGCAGCGCCGCTCCCGGCACCGTAACGCCTAGCTGCGGGCTTCTTTGGCTTGCTGCGTTTGTTGTGCTTCGAAATCTTTGTAGAGTCGGTCGAGCACTCCATTGACGAATCGCGGGCTGTTTTTATCGCCGTAGCGTTTGGCCAACAAGATCGCTTCGTTCACGGCTACGCGTCCAGGCGTGTCGCCGTAGAGGATTTCGTAGCCTCCCAGCCGTAACACGTTCCGGTCGGTCACGGCCATTCGGGGCAAGGTCCAATGGGTCGCAAGTTTACTGAGATGGGCATCGACATCGCTGCGATGCTCGAGGGTTCCGCTCAAAAGTTTGTAAGCAAACTCGGTCAAGGCTTTACGTCCTTGCAAACGCGAGCGAATAAATTGCCTAGCGGAGTCATCATCGCGAGGATCGTTGACGTCCGCCTCGTAAAGCAGCTGCAATACGATCTCGCGGGCACGGCGGCGAGTGGACATGCGAACCTGACAACAAAGAGTGGGATAAATTAAAGGTAAGCCGGGATTCTATGCGGAAAAGGCGGGAGCGCCGATTGGGGAACCCAAGAAACCGTCGGGGAATCGGTCGCCGTGGTGCATCTCGCGCTTCGGCGGTCACGGTTGGCCGCGATTTCGCCAGGAATAACGTCGTTCCGTTGCCCCCGTCGCGGGCTGGAGGTTTCTTGGCCAGTTTATTGCTTGGGCACGTTATTGCTTGGGCACGTTATTGCTTGGGCGGTTGGGGCTCTAATTCTTGCAGCCAGCGTTCCGCTTCTTCGACCGCTGGCTCGGCCCACGGCTGATCGGCATGCAGTTGGACAATCCCGCGGAGCGTCTTGATGGCGGTTTCCGGGGGTGCTGCGGTGACGGTGCGGCGAATGCGATCGAGCAATTCCTCCGCCCTGGGGTCGATCACAATCGCAGGAGCGCGCTCGGCAAGCTGTGCCGCTTCGTGCTTCGCCAACACAACCATCTCCGCCAGTTGGTTGTCGAACGGCTCATCGGGGGAGGTTTGCAGCGTGGCGGTGTCGTAGATTGCCAGCCATTGAGTTAGGCGTGCCGCCGTCCCAGCGGGATCTTGTTGGCGATCGCTCATGGCATCGAGAAAGCCCTGCTCGGCAGCGGAGAGTGGCGAAATGCCCAGCTTGGCTTGCACCCCCAATCGTCTTAGCGTGCGTTGTAAATCCAATGATCGGTTTAACTGTTGAACCATTTCGAAGCGTGGGTCCTCAGGAAACCGCGTCAGAAATTGAGCGATTTCACGTTGAGCTTCGGCAGCGTTCTCGGATTCGGCGTGATCGGCAATGATTGCGTAGAGATCGTCCGCGGTGGGTTGCTTGGTCGCTTTGAAAAACAACAGCCCCGCAGCGATCAAGACGGCTGCCATCAACGAAATGGAGATGGCTTGTTTCCAATGATCGCTGGTCGACGCGTTGGCGGCTCCCGAGGTTTGGGGGGAGGCGACCTCGTCCTCGACCGATTGAAAGTGAGTGGGGCGGCTTGCCGTCGGAGTCGACGTCGCTTCGTCGTTTCCTGGGTCGGTCGGGCGAACCGTTGCGGCGGTATTGCGTGAGACGATCGTCGCTTCGAATCGCGAATCGGCTGGCGTGACTTTCGTCTTGTGGACCAAGTTGACGGTCTTGCGTGAATCGCTCGACGGATTCGGCGAAGCGGCTCGTGGTGGATCCGCGGCGCTGATGCCCGTCGTATCGAGATCCCCGGCGCCAGTTTTGTCCAGCAAGGCGTCCGTTTTTTCGGCGTTGGAGTGATCTGGGGCGGAGACGCCGGGCTCGGTGGGTAACGAACCGGCGTGAAGGGTTTGTTGATGTAGCAGTCCGGCCCGCATCGCCTTCAAGCGATTCATCACCGACAGCGACGTCGGTGGCCGGTCGGCAGGATCCTTTTCAAGCAATTGGTGGACGAGCTCGACAAGCGCCTCCGGCAATTCGGGATCGATCAATTCGAGCGGTACTGGGCGATCGCGACGCAGTGCCTCGACCACTTCGGTCGTCCGTTTGCCTGGAAAAGGAGGTCGACCGGTTAACATCGCGTAAGAAACGCTACCGAGTGCATACAGGTCGGTGCGCACCGAAACCCCACTGCTGTCGGCTTGCTCGGGCGCCATGTAGTCGGCGGTCCCCAGAATCGATCCCGCCATCGTTTGTTCGCCAAAACCGAATAATTTGGCAATGCCGAAGTCGACCAGTTTGACTTTCCCGGCGTTCGACAAAATCAAATTAGCCGGTTTTAAATCGCGGTGAATGACCCCGAAATCGTGAGCGTGTTTCAGTGCCGCACAAATCTCGATCGCGATATCGATTGTGGTTTGCCAATCCAGTTTTTTCTGGCGACGAATCCGCTGTTGAAGCGACTCCCCTTCGACAAGTTCCATGGAATAGAACAATTGGCCCTGCTCTTCGCCGTAACCGATCAGCCGGACGATTCCCTCGTGGCGGAGACGTTTGAGCGTTTCCACTTCGGCATCAAAACGTCGCCGAAAGCGGGGTTCATCGGCAACGTGGGCGGCGATCAGCTTGACTGCGACTTTTTCGCCCGTGCGTTCGTGCACGCCGACGTAAACGGCCCCCATTCCACCTCGACCCAATGTCTCTCCGACGCGATAAGGGCCAAGGAATTCAGGAGATTTCATCGCAGCGGGGTCTAACACGAGTCATGAAACAAAAACAGCAGAAGGTTCGCTTCGAGTCGACATTGTAGCCGAACCGACGCGGCGTTCATGAGGCGAGTCGAGAAACGTCGGTCGCGAAAGTGCGATTTTATTGCCGCCCAGGAAACACTAAGATCCCGGCCATGAATGAAAACCCACCGCGGCAGCGGGATCAAACCCTCCGAGCCTCCACCGCACCCACTCGCTTTTGCTTGGCGATGGCCAGCATGGTGATGCTTTGGCTCTCCCAACCTCCGCTCGGGCTTTGGCTCGTGGCGTGGGTTGCGTTGTTGCCTGGATTGGGGCTCGTTTGGCAAACCTCGCCGCTGAAAAAACGCGATTTTGCCGCGATTTGGTTCGCCTCGACACTGTTTTGGCTGATATCGCTGCAAGGCATTCGTCATGCCCATCCCGCCATGTATGTTTGCTTGCTGGCGCTGGCGGGCTACCTCGGTGTCTACTTTCCCCTGTTCATCGTGCTGTGCCGCCGCAGTGCGAGATGGAACGTTCCGCTATGCGTGTCCGCCCCGGTCGCCTGGGTCGGACTAGAGTGGGTGCGGAACTACATGCTTACCGGCATTTCCGCGGTCATGCTCGGCCACACGCTGGCGGAGGTCCCCACGCTGATTCAAATCGCCGACCTGTTTGGCAGCTATGGAGTCAGTTTCATGATCGTCACGGTGAACGTGGCGATCTACAGTGTGCTGGCTCGCTTTGTTTTCCGAAAACCACAACGCAGCAAAGCGCACGAGGAGCGTGTTGCGATCGAGGAGCGTGAAGCACGCTGGGGTCCCGTTTCGTGTGTGGTCGCAATTGCCTGTGTCGGAGGCGGTGTGTTGTATGGCCAATGGCGACTCGGCGAACCGCTGTCGGACGAATTGGCGACCTTTGCGTTATTGCAACGTGACGAACAAGTTGAGTACCAGCAAGACGTTGAACGCGAGCTGCGCATTTTCCAGAACTACGCCAGCCAAGCGGTCCAAGCCCTCCAACGAAGTGACCAAGCGATCGACGCGGTGGTGTGGCCCGAGTCGATGTTTACCGGCGGATTGCCATGGATGGTCGTGGAACCCGATGCGGTGGTTCCCGAGCAATATCCAGGACCGCCAGAGACTTTTGTCGCCATGGTGGAGCAAAACCAAGGCTATTTCCTGGAGCGTGCCAACGAGCTGCTCGAGCATTGCAAAAACGTGAATCCCGGCCAACGGAAACCGCACTTGGTGGTCGGCTGTGGCGTGGCACGCTATGGAT from Novipirellula galeiformis includes these protein-coding regions:
- a CDS encoding aminotransferase class I/II-fold pyridoxal phosphate-dependent enzyme — protein: MSQPFDADTPNIDAPAISPLTTDPIPEPFEVKFASRVDRLPPYMFGRINNSLYQKRRAGDDVIDLGMGNPSDPPDQSVIQKLIDAASDPGNHGYSKSNGIANLRKEVASKYNRQYGVRLDPDSEIISCLGSKEGFSHMCLALMGPGDTAMIPSPYFPVHMYGVILASGNVVALDVADPDRFLRNVAYTCEHMAPKPKILIINYPHNPSSAVIEGDFFVEVVRLAKKYKFMVIHDFAYADVAFDGYRPPSFLSANGAKDVGVEFTTMSKGYNMAGWRVGFCAGNSEMIRGLGTIKGYYDYGMFQAIQIAAIVALRETEAKVEQQSMIYQGRRDALVSGLKRLGWNVNPPKAGMFVWAEVPEPWKSKMSTMDFAMKLLEEGNVAVSPGSGFGSAGEGFLRMSLVENEQRLRQAVRQIAKCLSQSASPAPTAIS
- a CDS encoding outer membrane protein assembly factor BamB family protein, encoding MLHRSVALLTLSLILLATSGANSADPARHHRVLLQGNGKLAVVEANGQISWEMPWQGIHDLHVLPNGNYLTLQNGNQVVEINPQTKAVVWRYEAAKRNGNEGKRIEVHATQWIDDDRIMIAESGAARIIEIDRQGNLLTEIPFVVEHPNAHSDTRLVRKLETGNYLVAHEADGAVREYERETGTVVWEYKVPMFDREAKGGHGPEAFGNRLFAAIRRPNGNTLIATGNGHSVLEVTPDKQIAWQIHQNDLPSIRLAWVTTLELLENGNITLGNCHAGPGQPQIVELDPETKKVRWTFQRYADFGNNVSNTLLLDQSPTSRR
- a CDS encoding MBL fold metallo-hydrolase; this encodes MQLQCLGTVGYHPNAQRHTSCYFLPESGILLDAGTGIFRLSSRIQSDSLDILLSHAHLDHTCGLTFLLDVLFETPVKSCRIWGEKAKLDAVRSHLFSDLIFPASLDAEWMEIDELDEFTIGDCLISYRTQDHPGGSVAYRLEWKNEQKQLVYATDNTGDTSEAMAAWGKRCDLLMQECYFRDSAAQWAQKTGHCWTSRVAEVAKGMSPKKLLITHVNPLDLSADPVDLETIRHQVDCPVILAEDEMIVDF
- the nusB gene encoding transcription antitermination factor NusB, whose product is MSTRRRAREIVLQLLYEADVNDPRDDDSARQFIRSRLQGRKALTEFAYKLLSGTLEHRSDVDAHLSKLATHWTLPRMAVTDRNVLRLGGYEILYGDTPGRVAVNEAILLAKRYGDKNSPRFVNGVLDRLYKDFEAQQTQQAKEARS
- a CDS encoding serine/threonine-protein kinase; amino-acid sequence: MKSPEFLGPYRVGETLGRGGMGAVYVGVHERTGEKVAVKLIAAHVADEPRFRRRFDAEVETLKRLRHEGIVRLIGYGEEQGQLFYSMELVEGESLQQRIRRQKKLDWQTTIDIAIEICAALKHAHDFGVIHRDLKPANLILSNAGKVKLVDFGIAKLFGFGEQTMAGSILGTADYMAPEQADSSGVSVRTDLYALGSVSYAMLTGRPPFPGKRTTEVVEALRRDRPVPLELIDPELPEALVELVHQLLEKDPADRPPTSLSVMNRLKAMRAGLLHQQTLHAGSLPTEPGVSAPDHSNAEKTDALLDKTGAGDLDTTGISAADPPRAASPNPSSDSRKTVNLVHKTKVTPADSRFEATIVSRNTAATVRPTDPGNDEATSTPTASRPTHFQSVEDEVASPQTSGAANASTSDHWKQAISISLMAAVLIAAGLLFFKATKQPTADDLYAIIADHAESENAAEAQREIAQFLTRFPEDPRFEMVQQLNRSLDLQRTLRRLGVQAKLGISPLSAAEQGFLDAMSDRQQDPAGTAARLTQWLAIYDTATLQTSPDEPFDNQLAEMVVLAKHEAAQLAERAPAIVIDPRAEELLDRIRRTVTAAPPETAIKTLRGIVQLHADQPWAEPAVEEAERWLQELEPQPPKQ
- the lnt gene encoding apolipoprotein N-acyltransferase, which encodes MNENPPRQRDQTLRASTAPTRFCLAMASMVMLWLSQPPLGLWLVAWVALLPGLGLVWQTSPLKKRDFAAIWFASTLFWLISLQGIRHAHPAMYVCLLALAGYLGVYFPLFIVLCRRSARWNVPLCVSAPVAWVGLEWVRNYMLTGISAVMLGHTLAEVPTLIQIADLFGSYGVSFMIVTVNVAIYSVLARFVFRKPQRSKAHEERVAIEEREARWGPVSCVVAIACVGGGVLYGQWRLGEPLSDELATFALLQRDEQVEYQQDVERELRIFQNYASQAVQALQRSDQAIDAVVWPESMFTGGLPWMVVEPDAVVPEQYPGPPETFVAMVEQNQGYFLERANELLEHCKNVNPGQRKPHLVVGCGVARYGSTPHAYSGMVHISPAAKVPAWYGKNHLVMFGEYVPILPSLPGVRSLIPAGLGVTPGDGPSVFTVNDTNVVPLVCIETAVERVALNHIANLRDNAVRADVMVTVTNDGWFDDSSILDHHRRCAQLVAVGTRRSVLSSANNGPTAWIDSCGRLVDALPAGTNGAIIATPRRDPRTSLYVRMGDLPAKLLGLACLIVLGGMVWEAVARRLRHRRGRATAKPGADAAPTAAEAIPPLDA